A region from the Triticum urartu cultivar G1812 chromosome 1, Tu2.1, whole genome shotgun sequence genome encodes:
- the LOC125544962 gene encoding co-chaperone protein p23-1-like, with translation MSRHPSTKWAQRLDKVYLTIELPDAKDVKLNLRPDGHFNFSAKAPADDMQYELDLELFDAVSVEESQAAVAPRTICYLVKKAEGKWWPRLLKKEGRPPVFLKVDWDKWQDEDDEDAGFGDFGDMDFSKLDMGGGDDDDDDEIEEEEDEDNVVDSANKGDVDAEAEPGSKGGVALL, from the exons ATGAG TCGCCACCCGAGCACTAAGTGGGCGCAGAGGCTGGACAAGGTTTACTTGACGATTGAGCTGCCCGACGCAAAGGATGTGAAGCTCAACCTGAGGCCTGATGGCCATTTCAACTTCTCAGCAAAGGCCCCTGCTGATGACATGCAGTATGAGCTTGACCTTGAGCTCTTTGATGCTGTCAGTGTTGAG GAGAGCCAAGCGGCTGTTGCCCCGAGGACTATATGCTACCTTGTCAAGAAAGCTGAGGGCAAGTGGTGGCCTAGGCTGCTCAAGAAGGAAGGTAGGCCACCTGTGTTCCTGAAGGTTGACTGGGATAAATGGCAAGATGAGGATGATGAAGATGCCGGAT TTGGTGACTTTGGTGATATGGACTTCTCG AAGCTGGACATGGGAGGTggtgatgacgacgatgatgatgagattgaggaggaggaggatgaagacAATGTGGTTGACAGTGCTAACAAAG GTGATGTAGATGCTGAGGCAGAGCCGGGGAGCAAAGGAGGGGTGGCGTTGCTGTAA